The following is a genomic window from Phaseolus vulgaris cultivar G19833 chromosome 6, P. vulgaris v2.0, whole genome shotgun sequence.
GACTTGCATAAGAATGAGATTGATGATTCTTTGAGTGGCACCACTGCAATTACGGTGCTGGTTATTGGGAACACCCTTTATGTTGCTAATGTTGGTGATTCGAGAGCAGTGCTGGCTGTTAAGGATGGGAACCGGATTGTTGCTGAGGACTTGTCCACTGATCAGACACCTTTTAGGAGAGATGAGTATGAGAGAGTGAAGCTTTCTGGGGCAAGGGTTTTGAGTGTTGATCAGGTGGAAGGGCATAAGGATCCGGATATTCAGACTTGGGGTGATGAAGAGAGTCAGGGTGATGACCCTCCTAGGTTGTGGGTTCAGAATGGAATGGTTCCTGGAGCTGCATTTACAAGGAGTGTAGGGGATATGTTGGCTGAGACAATTGGTGTAATTGCTGTTCCTGAAGTGTCAACGGTCCAGCTTACACCTAACCATCTTTTCTTTGTTGTTGCAAGTGATGGTGTATTTGAGTTCCTATCCAGCCAAACTGTTGTTGATATGGTATGGCCTGCAACGTCTTGCTGATTTATAAACTTTagtaattattttgataatatCTTCATTGGTTGAATTTTACTTACTGTATTTATTGTAAGACCTATTTTATGTTCCTTAAGAAGTTGTATGTTTTCTGACGAGGCTTGCAGCGTGCAAGTtgcaattatattttttttttcttcatgtaattatattttttgctGTACAAGGTTGCTAAAGATTTTCTGTTATGGcgtatttttatcttttttatgtttatttttttattggttgcGTTGCGAGGAATAATGTTTTTAACTCATCATATTCTGTCTTACAACTCAAATTGATGTTTGCTAAATCATCTAACTACTAGTCGTTTCACTCTTATTCTGTTTGTCATGCTTCGATTGTTAGATCTTATGACAACAGTGTGTATTAATGGTATTTAATATGTAGTTATTCTTACGAGAGAAGGGGTATATTAGTTACTGTAATCTCACAACTTTAGTGTTGTATTCTTTTTTTAGATGAATTTCAGTTTTGAGGTTTCTTTTTAAGGCCTGCAGCTTTTCATGTGTATTAACTGACAGAATTATGTAACCTTGATCTGTAAATGGTTCACAGGACTGAATATTAATTGTTAATAATTCATTCTCAACCTGTGTGGGTTGtttagtgagaaaaaaaaaattattccacAGCTTGCTTCTGGTCATCTTTGATTATTTGCGTTATTATTAGCATACACAAATATCCAATGTTTTTTGTCCTATTTAATACATTTTCACAAATTATTGTGAACTGAGTTGTGTACAAATTACCTCCCACTAGTTAGCACGTCTGATAAGTAGAACTACTATTCAAAGTCTTATCCTGATTAATTGTATGATTTCTTTTATCGTGCAGGCAGCAAGTTATTCAGATCCCCGTGATGCATGTGCTGCCATTGCCGGAGAGTCATATAAACTATGGTTAGAACATGAGGGTCGAACCGATGATATAACAATTATTATTGTTCAGATCAAAGGCCTATCTAATGTATGATAACTCGAGTAATTCTTTCGCCTTATCTTATTTATGTTTTCTTCATTTAGTATTTGGAATAGATGTTAGACTTACAATGTCCCTAAATATTCTCTACCCCCCACTGCCCGATGCCCCAAAATGTTTAGCGGTGGTAAGAAGTGACCTTTTCTTGGAGCCCCTAGAGAAGTTTCTGAGGCTATTCCTATTCTGGATTGAAGTTTTAAGTGTGTAATACTATATTTAGACCTCGTTTTAGGTTTTTAAATGGCCAATGATTAAGTTTAGTCAGCTTTCAGGTTTGGTTACTCATGATTACCGAATGGGGATCTATAGTTTGCCAACTTCGAGAAAATTATACTTCTATTAACAAATTACACAGTAATATTTTACCCTTTTGTCTCAAATGCTTTTCCTTAGTGAGTGTTATCTTGTATAGAAAAGCTAAACTCCCTTTGTGATTAAAATCATTGAATCTATCGCATCTTATCtaatcttttgatttttttttgtagtcaGGTACATCTGGACTTGGATCAGGTGAGGTCAATGTCAGTACTGTAACAAGGACCAAGAGCAAGAGGGTAAAGGGAGCGTCTGAATTATCTGCCACTACTGGGTTAGATGTTTATCGTTCAGTCAGGAATGGCTTCTCTGATTTACAGTCCTGTCCACAGCATGTGGTCTCCACTAGAAGCCCAGCCATAGTGGTCCCTTCTCCAGCATGTCAAACATCTATTGAATTGGTACAGTTACACTAGCATTGTTTCATAATGATCAGTGAGGTGTAGCAACACACTCCTTGTtggttaaatttttttgaaaactagAAAATTATGAATTAGGTTCATTAAGTAGGGGGTAGTAAGACCTACacaaattttatgattttcgaTAAATTTCAACTTGAGAATGTGTTAAAAAGAATTTTGTAAAGAGTAAGTTGGTAGCATTTCTCTTAATTATTTGATTAGGATTTTTGTTATAgttttatttcatttcattcCCCCTTTTCTATTTACAGTGACTGGAGAGAGGCTTTGTGGAAGCTTCAGTATGTATGCTTATACTTTCTCCTTGGTGGTACATTTCGCTGTCTACTCTTCTTCAATCTTCTGCATTACAGCCATAAACTTTGCTTGCTTGCCAGTATTATTCATTAAGCCAAATTGCTGACCCAATTTTGTCAGGCTGCTGATGGTTGCTGGTTTGAGGTGCATTATCTTGGCAGCTGAAGGATCCCTTTTCAGAATGTAGAAAGCACAAATGATTGATGGTCATTTTTTTCTGTTCTCAATCTTTTACTAATTCATGTTGTTTGTCATAACCATACAGAAGCACTTCAGAAGTAACACTAGAACTTGTCCTGCTGAGTAGCTAGCTCTACAACTCCACTCCCCAAatttaaactttggaatgagGTCTATAAATAACTTAGGAGAAAGGAGTTTGGCTGGTGACTAATTGACTACTACTATTTGCATTACTCTGTAGTCAATGGTCAACTTGGAAGGCAACCCATGTGCTATTTAAAATGTAAATCCATTATCCTCGTTCTCATGCTGGATCCACTGTATCTTTTAGAAGCATCTGAATTCTTTTTATTGCTTTTCAAGATTAGTTTCATGTCTTTTCTGCAAATTACTGACTGGCTCGATGAATGGTTGGAACTACAAGTAATTAACTCATTTAAGCACCTCAATTCTTGTAAATTCTTGCAAATTACTTATTCATTGTGTTGCGATTCCGTAAACTGAATGTAAGAAAATGGTTAGGAATATGTTTTTTAACACCTTTTTTCTGCAATTTATGCTGCATGTCCCTTAatagtagtttttttttcttcactagTGAAAGAAATTCTGAAGTTCAATTAATGTGAGAGGATGTATAAGAAAGAATGGCTATCacttttcataaaattaataactaatgcAATTAATTGCTAGGCGTATTTTCATGTTTCAAATAATGAAATAAGTTAAAATGTCTAAAGAAGATGACTGAATATGTCAGAAAAGTGGTAGCATCTTTGCTACACGATATCCATTATTTCCATTGTCTTTTTATGAATTATTCTCTTCCAAGAAATAtcaattatttgatatttacacgtatttttaaataattaaagaacTGTATTAGAGTGTTGCTACCACTTAATAACTACAAATAATTGCAAAGCACATTCTCATTTAGCAAATAATGAGACAGCTTCAAAAGGTCAATAACAAATTAATGACTTTATTAGAAAAGTGGAAGCATCTTTTCAGCACAACAACAATTTTACAAAGTCTCAAATGGTACTTATTGTTGAGCCCCATGAACTATTTTAACTTTCAAAACGGGGTTCAGCTTAATCCAattcttttatttgtttatttattttctgaattgagGGTGGGTTGAGTTTGATTAACTCACGAGGTtaattttctttagtttttaatttgtatttatataatttatcaaGACTTTTATTGGTGATTGTGGAATTAtcgattttaatattttatttattttggcacCTAAAGTCATTAATTGGGGAGAAGGTACATAACCCTGTTTAATGTTTACCTCCTTTATTGGGaaattcttatatttaaaaaatggtttaaaaatgattaaatgcAATATGAGAGTGATGATGAGTCTCTCTGGCATGGATGGACCATACTGCAACATTGATGAGCAATATCCTTAAACAGAGTACCATGTTATTTGGTGTATACCATTATGGAAGGACCTCAAAGACGCACACACGtgctttttatttaatatgaaCATTTAGCAACCCTTCTTTTATACTTCCTCTCTCCAAAATACCCCTATATTCATTTCGAAACAAttctacttttattttaaatttataaaatatactctttttttcaattttttatttatcttgaaTATTTATGGAGAGAATGTTtgtatttattgaaaataactATTTTAGTAAACTTGTCTTGATAAtctatataaaagaaactttaaaCTAATGGAGAAACTTATCAATTATCAATGAAATTAGCAtctgaaattttgtaaaaatgaCAAAATGATTGACCAAATTAACAAATGGCCCTTAAAACTAGTTTATCTATTATTTGTAGCTGATATCATCTAAAATTGTTAAAGAAGTTGAATTTGTGGACTAAGTGTTTAAATGAAAGTCAAATATATACACACATGTAATTGTCACGCCACgtaaataaaaatgattaaatattaGGGAAAATATCATAAACATTATCTTTAAGATCATGTTATGCGAAATATGCATAATAAGAATTTAGttcaattaataaatttaaaatggaaTTCAAGATTagttatacaattttttaaaaaaagaatcgCAAACGTAAAATACTTTTAggaagaaatatttttatactcTCGTATGATGAATACTAATGATTGTCATGGTCAGCATCACAATCCATAAATTTTGATTTGGTAAAAGGAAATGGAAAAATAAGGAGAATTTACTTATTGTACAAAATTTCCTATAAATGAAGATTTAGTTTAGTGTAGGATAGATACAAAAAATGGTTAACAGTGTTGTGGGCATTAGTAGTATACAAAAAGCTTCTTATCTATGCTATCCTGAAGCAAGTTACACTGTTCCAATAGCTTGCTTAATTTGTCAGTTTCTCTATTTGGTTTGGCATTAAAAAATGTTGTAGCTGAATCCATGGTAGGTGATTTATCGAGCGGAAGATTGGTTTCAGCATCCCTCTGGTTAACAGTGGCATGGAATACATCATTTGAAGCCCTCCTTGGAAGATGTTGAAGTGGTTGATGCATAACGGGAAGAGGAGAGCTGCAGCTAACACTGATTATTTCATCTAAAGACGTGTCCGGATAATAAGATAGCCATGTTTCAGGGCTCACATTTGGAAGAGCAACATGATGATGTTCTGAGATGTAAGCCGTGGAGATTTCCCTGCTAGATAAACCCATTAGACGCCAGTTAAAAATTCTACGAAAAATCATACCCCAATGAGGAACTATATGGTAATTTGAGCCACGTAGCTCAAGCCTCACGCAGCTTTGCATTGTGACACGAGCCTCTTTTGTTGCCAAAGAAATTCCCATAGTCTTACTAGTATGAGTCAAGTACTGGATCAAGCAATTCTCAAGCTGTTTTCTCTGATTCTCAATCTCCTGTCTAACTTTAGAACCTCTGGCTAACCAGAATAAATCACCAGGAAAAGTAGGGAGCTTACAGTTTTGCAAAGCACGAATAATTGGTTCAGTATTCTCGTTTGAGCTCCATCCCAAAGTTGGCAAGCACATTTTCACTACTCTATCTTCATCACGAAACTTGTCaagtaaaccaatttctggaCATGGCCAACCAGTGGGATTTGAACTGGCAGTAGCAGTAATTTCCTTTATTGAGCGATCTAAGGCTTCGTTGAACAATGAGATGCAGTTATTAGGCCCCAAGTTGCAGTTCATGACAATGCCCTGCACCCCTGGGAAGGACTTGAGATGGTCGTGAACAAGTTCTCGTATTTTCACACAGCCAACGTTGGGTTGCAATGGTGATTCACATGCCAGCCATTCCAGCCCTTCCCTTAATCGTGTATCACTGAAAAATCCACTTGAGTGTTCGATCCACTGGTTTTCGTTGAGGAAAACAAGCAGAAAGCTACTGATCTTCAAGTTATCAATGTTTTGAAGGCCCAGCTCATTAATTATAGCAGAAGAAAACCTTTCCTCGTATGACCCGCACAAGATCAAAAGAGGCAAGCAGGCCCCAGATGGAATTGACATCAGAAGATTATGAAGATGAGACCTCTGAAGTTCCCATGAGATGCTGTCAGACACAAGAAACATAACAGCACCTGCGCCGGATACTGCCTCATCTAGATTACCAAATGCTGTATCCCTAACTACAGAGAGGTAGCAGGAAGGATTGATGCCAGATTGACTATAAATCCATTTCCTCCATATTACCAAGCCAGGAGATGAAAAGACCACATCTTCATCACTAGAAGGCATGAACTTTGAGGCCAACCAAGTGCCTGCTGCCCCCATTTCATATCCCGTGTTCATTTGAGAGCATAGAATAATTTTCCAGCACAAGCATTTAGAATCTGGATTTCTTCTGCCTAGTGTACTGGCAACTATATCAGAAACATTAAGTCTTGACCATGATTTCTCCTGTTTTTCATATCTCTCCTTCATAGCTACATCAATGTCAAACTTATTGAAGTTGCCAGGTCGCTACATCAAAAAAGGGAACCACCAAAGTCAAAGATAAGTAAACCAAGTCAAAGATACATGttcaaaaaaaaatcacaaaaatcctGTCATACTTACATATAAATAATGTTGAATTGGGGGGCCCAATGGCATAGAGTCTAGTGCAGCATTTGATGCTAACTGCCTTTCTTCACGTAACATTCTTAGTTTTGATGCTCGCCTCCTCCATAACCTGACAGGAAGTCATCAGCAAAACAAcgtaaaaatagtaataaatagTACATACATGCAAACATTTCATGTgtaagtaaaaatataaaattctgaAATGAAAGAAGCCATAAAAACCTTAAGAACAACTTCAGCTTGGCCTCAGCAATTTCTTCATCTTGACAATTTTCTCTAGCTTCATTAAtttcatcttcatgctcttggTGAATAATCAGAGAGTCATCCTTGAATACACCCTGGGACACAGGAGGTGGCACTGAAAAACTATAACCTAATGAACTTTCAGGTGGAGCTGTTTTTGGTATATTCTCCAATGGCCTTTGTTCAACACTAAACTGAAAGTTTCTCTTTGGAGAGCCTCTAGCAATCAAATCTGAATTGATACCCTTGAAGACATCAAATCTAGTAAACTGTTGTTCAGGTATAATATTAGGAAAAGGAGAGCTCAGCAGTGATGGAAGAGGACAAGAAATATCTTGATCTTTTCGACTGTCTTGAACATCCTTAAATGTCTTTCCTGACATACTATCCTCAGGTGAGTAAATAGCCACCACGTCTGGAATTTCCTCATCAGGCTTCTGGACAGAACTATCATTTTCAACAGGTGAATCTACTTGTGGTTCATGCTTCCTCATTTCAATCTCTTTCACAGTCTCAACATTTGGTGATTCTGCTTGAATTGAGAGTGAAATATCTTCAATTATCCTTCGAGACCTTTTCTTATGCACAAGTTTTGAACACTTGGTGGGATAGTCAACATCAACATTGAGAAATGGACCTTCCTTCACCATATAAGGttcttcaaatatttttagCAAGAACCCATGATACTCCAAGAGACCCTCTATGCCTTCATCCTAATTAATACAACAAAGGTGAATCTATGAGAAAGTTGGAAATTCAGGTATGCCATTTCCTGTCGTGCACCCTCAGCACCCACACTCCCCAATGAAACaagaaaaatggaaaaatgAGACGCACATATCCAAATCTATCCAATAAATATACCTCCATAGCAAGCCAGTTAGCAACTTGAGAAACAGGGATTCCTTGGTTATTCTGTATACCAGAATGCAGAGAAGCAAGTGCCTGGGTACGCAACTGGTAAAAGTAACACAAGACATAATAAGGGTTAGGATTTCTGATCAGAAGTTGGTTAGTCACATAACCAAAATCATTAATAAAGTGAATTCCACTAATGTATTGCAGACAGAAAGggattacataaaataaaatgaaattaattttaccTAGTTATCATTTCAATATGCTTTATGGGACAGATGTTCTATTATCTAGACAAAAATGGGCAAGATATGGTAGAGTAATTTTGTCCCCAATCAACTTCAACAATTTCCTAAATTACCTGCAATGATTGAATAAATGCATGCCCAGTCTATAAATGGCAGCCCTAAGCTTTACAAGGACAAGTCCAGTCATATGGTCTTTATTGAGCACAAAATAGAAGACAGGAATATCACATACCTTTGCAAAGTGAGCATGCATTAGACATGCTTGAAGGTAAGTTGCTTTTCTTGCAAGCCGAAAGAAGGCAATAAAATTACTGGTTCGACACGCTCTGCAAAATAAATGAAGGAATGGTCAGatcaaaaacataattatatgtatatatataaacttcAATGGGAATTACAACCTTGCTACACTGCGAGCAAATAGAACTTCTGGAGTCTGCCTTATCTCTGGAGTCATTTTAGCAATTTCAAGGGAGAGTTCTGCAGGTTCAACCTAGCATGACTAGATTAGttccttgtttttttttcatagcAAATGAAATCATATAAACAAAGCACTACAAAGGCTACTTACTTTATAACCAGGATGCTTATCCAATTTAAGAAGAGCATAATAGCCTCGAAACTCTTTTTCGGTCAGAATATTCATTCCTTTCTTTCTATGATCATCATACAGCTGGAACAGTTCAACTGAAGTTTTGTTCATCTGCTCAATATTGAGATGAGCATCAAAGCCCTCTGAAAATCCTTCTCCTTTAGTGTAATCACACAATTCATGCATTGCAATGATATGTAATTTTATCTGGAACCGCATAAATCCACAGCTTCATTAGCCTTCATAATCATCAGATACTGCTTTGCAACAAGCATATGCATGTTCTAGATAAATCTAACTGGTATTTCAAAAAAGATATTCTACCAGTACACAACTATGAAATTGATaaacaacaaatttatatatttggtaTTATCTGGATCACATAATTTAGTGAACCATGAGGAGAGAAACTTGACATTATCACTTAAATAAGAGTAATAATGTGGCTTTTAAATGTATTATTGCAAGAAAAGCATGAATATTTGTTTTACCATGTGATCTTGATTATACTATCACTATACTAAAAAGGATTAGCCTAACAAAATGAAAATCAAGTCATCTGACAGAGAGTCGATGACTAATAACTCGTGGCACTAATGTTACAACACCGGACATGACTAAACCAAAAGGAAACTTTCTGGGAAAAAATACTAATAGAGGCTCAAGAATACATAAGGGTCGGTACAACAAATCAAGACTAATTCAGACAGGATAACTTTAGACTAACAAGAGGCACTTGAGTTTTAGTCCAACCCATGCAACGACTTTTAAGTGAAAGTTCATGCTGCTAAAATTTAATAGTGCACAATAAATAGGCTATGTGTTTCCATATTTTAGGTTGATGATGGGAGATATGTATTTCAATTGAGAAGTAGTATATCTGAAAATTCTTGCCCGAGGATTTTGAATCTAAGATCTTTACGGAGCACATTCATTCATAAAAGGGGTGAGTAGAACCAATGCCTAAGAACATGTATGGAAAAAGTAAACCATGATGAGATGGCCACAAGGAAGTACCATCTGTTCCAGCATAGTAATAGCCCCTTGATTGAAAATGTGCTGCATTCGCAGGTCCATTCGAATTGCTCTCATCCTATCCCACAAGAAATTATACACGCCAAGAAACCTCTCATCATAAGGCTGATCTAGCAATGTGAGTAGATAATCAATTGTATTCTGCAGGATGGGCATAGGCCGGATCAATCTGGCTTCCCTCTCAGCTGTCCTAGTATACTGTCATGAAACACAATTTAAGTAACTAATAATACTTGAAAGAGTATAGAGCAGTTTCATAggaaaaaataatagtatttaGTAATATGAGACTCACCTTCTTAACTGCAAGAAGTCTGCTAGTTACATTTCTATCCCCATCCACACGTTCATATTGGTCAAGATCCCCTTTTCTTTCACGCTCTCCCCTTTCAGACTCTGAAACACAAATCAAAATTAGGGCTAAATTTTTCAGGAAGTGTGACATGTTTCTTGAGATCAGATCAAAATATAACAATTCTCACAGGTTCACTCTTGGATTTAAAATCTGAGAAAATATACCAGGACACATATCTGGACATAAGCCAATAATTACATTGGATGTTTCCAGGACTTCAATATCAGAAACATGGCCACTGCTAATGTTGACAGCTGAATCCATTAAATGCCCCCTCACGTATTTCGGCTCCAACATAGACTGTTCATGTCTAATAGCAAAAGCCTTCTGATCGGGAATATCAGCATTATTTTGTTCAGATCTGCTTAGCTCTACTTTGAACCGGGCTAAACGCTTGGCCTTAGCTAAAACTTCACTgcacattacaagaaaaaaagatgctttaaaaataaataatgtatgATAAAGTAAATGCATAATGGACAAAAAGTAGAGCCAAGCTAATATCATACCGTTCAGAGTTGTCTTCAGGGGAAATTGAGTTTCCTTCAAGGGTTTCATTGGCTGCAAATGATGAAGCAGGTGATCTTGTTCTTTTAGAAGCAGTGGAGCTCATGGGCTTGCTTATAGTGGCTTCAGGAACATTAAACGGAAAAGATTTCTGGTGAATTTGAGAATGAGGGACAGTCCGTGAAACATTTGATGTGCTTCCTAGTCCAGGAGGAGACAAAGAAGGCCTGAAAGAAGAACCATTAAACAGACTCAAATAATTAGAGATGTTACTTTTCACATTTTTCTGGGAAGTCCTGGATTTAGGATGATTCTACACATGCACTATGAGCATAAAGAGTCTAAATTTACATCCGAATGATTGTCATGCTGAAAACTCAACATAAGGAAACACCAAAAAGGACAAAACAATCCATTCCATTTACTCATTCCAGTTATATAGAACCTTGAATTCAACAAACTGAGACTTATATTATATGGTACTTTCATGGAAAAAAGGTTCTtcataataatgttcaaaacAACAGGAGATAATTATTTAAACATCATCACAAGACTGGATTGTCATGACATATTTATACATACAATATTCCCACCCAAATGCCTGatacataataaatttatagAATCGTGATAGTATTACACTTTACAGGTGATATTGTCTTACTTGTTCATTGTGACAGGTTGACCATAATTCCCCAAAGCTTCAATGTCTGCATAAGATATAGGAGGAGATCTTCTCTCCAGATTTGGAAATTTTGAAGTTCTGGCTGTAACACCAGTTGTGGAATCACGAGAAGCAATAAATGTAGTGACTGGGGAAGGCCTTTGAGGGATATGGGTATCCGAATCTTTGTAGAGTATTTTCTGTCCATCACTCCAACTGGAAGAATCAATGGATCTGAAAGAGAATATGAACTATGAAAACGCATCACGCAATGAACATCTTAAATATAAACTATAGCCACAAAAAGAATGTCttgtttaaaataaacataagtTCATTGAAAAAAATCGAAAACTGCTCCTAGTTTTGCCATAACATATAGAACAGGAACTTTTTTAGTGtgtgaaaagggaaaaaaaaaatgggtATCACCAAAAGTATACATGGAATTGTTTGGATTTTATCCAGACCTAGTATTAAATATTACTCTGACCATATTATCCCTGACAATATTTTCAGGGTCTAATGCATTAACAGAAGTCAATACAAGGACATTAACCAGCACTTGAACAAAACCATGCATGTATTAATAATAGCCAAGACTTACTCATTAGGTAGCGCTATTTTAAACGATGTTATAAACGGCGAGGGCTATTTTAATGGTTTACACAGATTCACTTCAAGTTACACTGATATTTCACTCTGGTGATTTACTGTCCTACATTCACTATCTCAAGAAGAGTACTGTAAGTGTTTTAGTTGTACAAAAGAATTTCGATTCACAGATTCACTGACAAAGAAACTTAACCATCGCAGATTACATCTGAAGCATTTCTCCATTTCATCTATCCAGCTTAAATCCTACCTATGTTTAGCGCAAGATCCCCATCAGTAGTAGATTATTAACCCCATATACCTTAATCATGCAAGTCGTGGTATAGTGTGATGTGATCCCCAACTTTCACCTCCAAAACACTGATAACATATAACCCTTCTTACCCCcagttaaataaaataaccaGTATGCAACTCAACAAGCAGCAAAAAACGCTTGAACCCTTCCAAATTCAAGCAACAAATTACAGATGCCAGACACCTTCGCTGTTCTTagataaaacaattcaaatcaaaatataatCCTTCGCAGAAGATTCACATGTTCTGATATACAAGAAACTCTTGTAGCAGTGGAAAACACGCAAGGGAAAGGGTTAAATGCTAATTGATTCAAATTCGTCATCCCATTTCAACGTGAGTACGAAACCCActaaaaagataaagttttTAGGGGATCATTTCAAGATACCAATGAAATAAACTAAAGGTTGGTGAAGAATTGACGTACCTGGGCGTGGATTGTGGCGAAAAAGCGGGAACAGGTGAAGAAAAGGGAGGTGGAGGAGAAGGATCGGTGAAACCGAAAGAGGGTGGAGATTTGAGAGGTGCGGTGGGTCCTGAAGCTTTTCCGAATCCCAAATACGACGACATTCTTGTTGTTGTTGTCGTTCTATGAAACAACTCTTGTTTTGGCACAGAGCAGaagcttttt
Proteins encoded in this region:
- the LOC137832310 gene encoding SAC3 family protein B; this encodes MSSYLGFGKASGPTAPLKSPPSFGFTDPSPPPPFSSPVPAFSPQSTPRSIDSSSWSDGQKILYKDSDTHIPQRPSPVTTFIASRDSTTGVTARTSKFPNLERRSPPISYADIEALGNYGQPVTMNKPSLSPPGLGSTSNVSRTVPHSQIHQKSFPFNVPEATISKPMSSTASKRTRSPASSFAANETLEGNSISPEDNSEREVLAKAKRLARFKVELSRSEQNNADIPDQKAFAIRHEQSMLEPKYVRGHLMDSAVNISSGHVSDIEVLETSNVIIGLCPDMCPESERGERERKGDLDQYERVDGDRNVTSRLLAVKKYTRTAEREARLIRPMPILQNTIDYLLTLLDQPYDERFLGVYNFLWDRMRAIRMDLRMQHIFNQGAITMLEQMIKLHIIAMHELCDYTKGEGFSEGFDAHLNIEQMNKTSVELFQLYDDHRKKGMNILTEKEFRGYYALLKLDKHPGYKVEPAELSLEIAKMTPEIRQTPEVLFARSVARACRTSNFIAFFRLARKATYLQACLMHAHFAKLRTQALASLHSGIQNNQGIPVSQVANWLAMEDEGIEGLLEYHGFLLKIFEEPYMVKEGPFLNVDVDYPTKCSKLVHKKRSRRIIEDISLSIQAESPNVETVKEIEMRKHEPQVDSPVENDSSVQKPDEEIPDVVAIYSPEDSMSGKTFKDVQDSRKDQDISCPLPSLLSSPFPNIIPEQQFTRFDVFKGINSDLIARGSPKRNFQFSVEQRPLENIPKTAPPESSLGYSFSVPPPVSQGVFKDDSLIIHQEHEDEINEARENCQDEEIAEAKLKLFLRLWRRRASKLRMLREERQLASNAALDSMPLGPPIQHYLYRPGNFNKFDIDVAMKERYEKQEKSWSRLNVSDIVASTLGRRNPDSKCLCWKIILCSQMNTGYEMGAAGTWLASKFMPSSDEDVVFSSPGLVIWRKWIYSQSGINPSCYLSVVRDTAFGNLDEAVSGAGAVMFLVSDSISWELQRSHLHNLLMSIPSGACLPLLILCGSYEERFSSAIINELGLQNIDNLKISSFLLVFLNENQWIEHSSGFFSDTRLREGLEWLACESPLQPNVGCVKIRELVHDHLKSFPGVQGIVMNCNLGPNNCISLFNEALDRSIKEITATASSNPTGWPCPEIGLLDKFRDEDRVVKMCLPTLGWSSNENTEPIIRALQNCKLPTFPGDLFWLARGSKVRQEIENQRKQLENCLIQYLTHTSKTMGISLATKEARVTMQSCVRLELRGSNYHIVPHWGMIFRRIFNWRLMGLSSREISTAYISEHHHVALPNVSPETWLSYYPDTSLDEIISVSCSSPLPVMHQPLQHLPRRASNDVFHATVNQRDAETNLPLDKSPTMDSATTFFNAKPNRETDKLSKLLEQCNLLQDSIDKKLFVYY